The following coding sequences lie in one Musa acuminata AAA Group cultivar baxijiao chromosome BXJ1-8, Cavendish_Baxijiao_AAA, whole genome shotgun sequence genomic window:
- the LOC103995394 gene encoding uncharacterized protein LOC103995394: MAKVHSTPKYVPILTQGGEKKEGEETNPFRWMIEGFSTLLNHTAVTHRSGNFAACGFTWNLQLEIKSSVEDDEKSLCLYLFSVEVSSNTGSVVKATYELMIYDQLCGKHIQIKGEDYFHGSSRYGLCFMVPLKKISDPKSGLLVNDCCIFGAEVMEALSCKLVRECVSECLSLKKEITPQKYTWVIKNFLKLSAMRVSEVVTSGGYSCARSIFLREWPLGTSNVSEVERYTKSIKGIPSQRNLHCRSIPYCSWKYSGVMAKVLSSRSSTSPRYVPILTEGGEKKAGEKTNPFRWMIEGFSTLLNQTAETHSSGNFSACGFTWKLELEIKSSGEDAEKSLSLCLFSVEASSSTGSVVKAIYKLLMYDQLYGEHIQKEGECYFHGTSQYGLCCMVPLKKFNDPKSGLLVNDCCIFGAEVMEAFACKLGREGVSECLSLKKEITPQTYTWVIKNFSKLSAKQDSEVFTSGGYKWRIQLYPNASPYANFLAMFLTLDTSVALPSKTRAYVDYSLCLVDQIDGKHKKISVQRQFSSGGVGWGWHKFLEWKDMQNPSRGFLRNDTCIVEASVAVLGEVSIT, from the exons ATGGCAAAAGTGCATTCGACACCTAAATATGTTCCAATCTTAACACAGGGTGGAGAGAAGAAGGAAGGTGAGGAAACTAATCCATTCAGGTGGATGATTGAGGGTTTCTCTACCCTTCTAAACCATACTGCAGTGACGCACCGCTCTGGGAATTTCGCAGCTTGTGGCTTCACCTG GAATTTGCAGCTGGAAATAAAATCGTCTGTAGAAGATGATGAGAAATCTCTCTGTCTTTACCTATTCTCAGTTGAAGTGTCGTCTAATACTGGTTCGGTGGTCAAGGCAACCTATGAACTGATGATATATGACCAGTTATGCGGGAAGCACATACAGATCAAAG GTGAAGACTATTTCCATGGCTCATCTCGATATGGATTATGCTTTATGGTCCCCTTAAAAAAAATCAGTGATCCAAAATCTGGACTACTAGTCAACGATTGTTGCATTTTTGGTGCTGAAGTAATGGAGGCTTTATCATGCAAATTAGTACGAGAATGTGTCTCTGAGTGCTTGTCCCTGAAGAAGGAAATAACCCCTCAAAAATATACATGGGTGATCAAGAATTTCTTGAAACTGAGCGCAATGCGAGTTTCTGAAGTTGTTACTTCAGGGGGTTACAGTTG TGCGAGATCAATTTTCCTCAGGGAGTGGCCGCTGGGGACTTCCAATGTTTCTGAAGTGGAAAGATATACAAAATCCATCAAGGGGATTCCTTCACAACGAAACTTGCATTGTCGAAGCATCCCTTACTGTTCTTGGAAAT ATTCCGGAGTGATGGCCAAAGTGCTTTCGTCCCGTTCTTCGACTTCACCTCGGTACGTTCCTATCTTAACAGAAGGTGGAGAGAAGAAGGCAGGTGAGAAGACTAATCCATTCAGGTGGATGATCGAGGGTTTCTCTACCCTTCTGAATCAAACTGCGGAAACACATTCCTCTGGCAACTTCTCAGCTTGTGGCTTCACCTG GAAGTTGGAGCTGGAAATAAAATCGTCTGGAGAAGATGCTGAGAAATCTCTCTCCCTTTGCCTATTCTCAGTTGAAGCATCATCTTCTACTGGTTCGGTGGTCAAGGCAATCTACAAACTGTTGATGTATGACCAGTTATATGGGGAGCATATACAGAAGGAAG GTGAATGCTATTTCCATGGCACATCTCAATATGGATTATGCTGTATGGTCCCCTTAAAAAAATTCAATGATCCGAAATCTGGACTACTAGTCAACGATTGTTGCATTTTCGGTGCTGAAGTCATGGAGGCTTTTGCATGCAAATTAGGACGAGAAGGTGTCTCTGAGTGCTTGTCCCTGAAGAAGGAAATAACCCCTCAAACATATACATGGGTGATCAAGAATTTCTCGAAACTGAGTGCAAAACAAGATTCTGAAGTTTTTACTTCAGGGGGTTACAAATG GCGTATCCAATTATATCCAAATGCTAGCCCATACGCAAACTTCCTTGCTATGTTCTTGACCCTGGATACTTCCGTTGCTCTTCCTTCCAAAACTCGAGCATATGTGGATTACAGCCTTTGCTTGGTGGACCAAATTGATGGCAAACATAAAAAGATATCAG TGCAACGCCAATTTTCTTCCGGCGGTGTTGGTTGGGGATGGCACAAGTTTCTAGAGTGGAAAGATATGCAAAATCCATCAAGGGGATTCCTTCGCAATGACACATGCATTGTCGAAGCATCCGTTGCTGTTCTTGGAGAAGTCAGCATTACTTAG